A segment of the Fusarium musae strain F31 chromosome 2, whole genome shotgun sequence genome:
TATGATATTGCTTCTTCAGTCACGGAGCTTTCTTACAAAGAAGGGGGTACTCTACACAGCGAAGACAAATCCAAGCACTTTGAAATTCTTCGGTTCCGCACTGAACTAGCGACTATACAAGGCAAGATATTCGACCTGGTATACTCAGTTCGGGCTTCGGAACTCTCTTCCGATCAGCGAGAGACGGTGGCGGACCGTTTGGACGAGATGCTGGAAGAATGGGTTCAGTCATTTCCTGAAGCATACAGGGGAGATACACTCTCCGGTTTTGGTTATTTACAGCTGAGATTCTTCAAACAGCTGCGTGTAACGTATTATCACTGTATCTTCTCCATTCGACAAGCGACTCTACGCAATGAAAAATGGGTCGAGCGGTTATTAAAGTTTGGCGAGGCTCGCAATGGAGATGATACAGATACCCCATTGCTACCGTCGAACTGGTCAGGGTTGGTCACAGCTGCACAGAAGTGCTTGGATATAGTAAGCAAGGTGGACAGTCGCGACATGGCATTCCGATGGTAAGATGAGCTATACAATCGATTATACCGTTCAGTAACTAACAGTATCCAGGAGCTGTACTCACGCGACACAAGCAGCGATGGCGATACTGGCTGCGAACAACATAACACTCTCAGAGCATGATATTCATGATTCGACTGAGCAAGATCAGCTGAGACTTCATATTGCACATGGTGAAGTTAGCGACCGGTTGGACGACGACCCGACGGGGGCGATTGAGAAAGCATTCGACATCTGCGGTGAGCTTATCATTAAGGCACGTGACTCGGTGCGACATTTTAATGAGAGCAAAGGCATGGACGAGTCATGACACACTTGAACAAGATATATCCACAATTTTGAGATATGTAGAAATCCCCTTATGATGGTTTGCGCTTTTTTACTTTGTCAATGAGGATTTAGGTGAAGACATCACGTGATATGAAAACTCAGAATGTCGCGTGGACTCATCTCGTACGAGAACCAGATCTTGGATTATCTCACTCATCACAGCTCAAATATGAACTGCAACAAGTTATAGTGTCTCAAAATGGAGGAATTACCAATCAAGCCTTCGGGAATCTTCATGCAACATGACTTCATCACACCAGAGCATGAACAAGAGCTCATTCACATTTTCGAAAATGAGCTAGAATGGCCAAACCGAGGGGGACGACTCTCACTTCACTACGGATACACATTCAGCTACAAAACATTCGGCATCGATGAAGAAACACCCTTTAAGCCTTTTCCAGAATGGCTAGTACCTTTACTGCCAACTACTGAAGGCCGCCCACCAGATCAAGTCTGTCTTCAGCAATACGCACCAGGAACAGGAATACCGCCTCATGTTGACACCCACGGCCCCTTCGATCAGCTCTACTCACTATCCCTCGGTTCGCCACTTTTCATGCAATTTGCAAACAAAGAAACAGGAGAGAAGGTCGAGGTTGACTTGTTGCCGAGAAgcatgatgcagatgagCGGTGATTCACGATTACACTGGACTCATGGCATTAAATCTCGCAAGACAGATACTCTACCTGATGGGACAGTGCGATTACGGCAAATTCGATGGAGTCTTACATATCGCTGGCTTCGTGAGGGCGCAGAGTGTGAATGCGGGAACGAAAAGCTCTGCGATACGGCACAACGGCGAAAAGGAATAGAGAGGGAATATCGATGGAAACAATACGAAGAAGACGCCAAGGCACCACAGTCTTAGTTCATTATATTCATGAgctattagtatatataatctgCAGTAGCAGAAACAGTAGAAGATAACCATCTAAGGCTTAGGGGAGAACCAAGTCTCCAGATCAATAGCCCAGTCAACAACACCACCGAAGTTCAAGCTCTTGGCCCAGTCCGTACGCTTTTGCTTCGTCGTAGGTCCCATATAAGCGACCCAATCAGTCATGCCCTTGCCCTTCGTTCCAAACGTCATGATATCAGAGTCCGAGTCCTTGTCGTACCACGTCTTGGCCGTGAcgcccttcttgccctgcTTGGCGTCGTACGCGATAAGGCGGATCTCCGCGTCGGAGAGGTATCCGGCCTCGCCGGTGCAGACGCCGGGCTCGGCCTCGGAGACGCTGAAGGAGCCGGTGAATTGACATGTTGGGCCGGTGCACTTGGGGTCCTTCATGCGGAAGCTGCGGCCGTAGCTGGAGATGCCGATGACGATCTTGGCGGGGTCGACGCCGGCTTTGGTGATCATTGCGAGGGAGTCGAGGGTCTCGGTCTTGTTGACGTGGGAGCGGAGACAGTTGCCGTTGGGGCAGCCGGAGCTGATGAACTTGTTGCCGTAATCTGTGAGATGTTAGTATATGTCACAAGTGAGAAAGGGAGGAAGACATACCCCATTGACCGTGAAGATCGTAGGTCATGTAGACCATGTAATCAACAAGAGGCGCAATCTTGGTAACAGGGAAAGGCTTAAGATACCAATACGCAGCAGGAAGAGCAACAGAGATAGTCTTGCCACTCTTTCCAATCTTGTTCCTCATAACCTGAAGGAACGCAACGTAGTTGGCAGTATCGGTAGAAGAACCGTCAGAGCCAGCGGAACCAGGATACTCCCAATCGAaatcaacgccatcaagCTTATGGTTGTTCAAAACAGTCATGATGTTGTAAGCAAACTTGTCACGGTTCGCAGGCTTGATTGCATCACGGTAAAGCTGGTATGTAGACGCATCAGTTGAGCCAGCCCAGCCACCGAAGgagatgatcttcttgaagctacccttgacctccttgaacttgaggaacTGCGCGCGAACATCAGGTTGGAGAAGAACGGAGAAATCGGACTTGAGACCGGCAAAGGCAAAGTGGATGTGAGTGTAAGGAGTGGTGACCTTGGAGAGGTCGGTGACGTCCATGTTCAAGCATGGTCGGCCGAGGTTGTAGCCCTGGAAGTAACCCAcgttgaggaacttggcgggcttcttggtgttgcCGACGATCTTGGTACCACAGTTTCCGATACAGCCGGGAGTGTTGGGCTGGCTTGTACCAGGAGCACCACCCTTGGCAGTGGTGTTGGTGCAGAACTCGGAAGTAATACCGCAGAAACCATAGCCGGAGCAGCAGGCGTTGAGAGGGCAGGGGTTCATGTTGGCGAGGTCCCAACCTGTCTTGGCACTAGAAGGCTTCTTAGATCCAGGCTTTTGAGGACCGCAGACAGCGCCGGCGATGGCCAGAGGCATAGGGTTCTTTCCCTTGCTGAGACAGATAGGCTGACCGAGCTGAAGACGGTTGCAACCCGCAAAGCCCCAAGTGTTCTTGTTAACATCCTCGATGAACTTCTGAGTAATACCAAAGTTCTGACCCAGAGAGTAGCACCCATCACCAGACTTGATCTTGTAAATGAAACATGTTCCATCCTTGCTGGGCTGGGGCGTCTTGTCGGGAAGAGTACCAGAAGAGCAGCAAACCCACTGCTTAGGAGCAAGCGTAGAGCAGAAGTTCTTGGCGGGATTGTACTTGTTGAAGTTGGCGGTAGTAACCTTGCACTTCTTGGCGAGAGAAGCGCAAGAATCGCCAGAGACTACTTGGATAGCTTTGCAGTCTGCGCGAGGGGCGAGAAGGGACTCGACGCCTGCGAAACGAGAGCGGAGCTCAACGTCACGAGCCTTgacggtggtggtggtcaaAACACCAAGGCTGATAGACTCCTTGGAAGCTTGAGCGATGCTAACACACTGACCGTGGGACCAAGTCCTCACAGCGTTCTGAACAGCTTCAAGACCGTTGACGTTATCAGCTGCGTAAAGACCGATGGTCGCAGTAGTCTTGTCATTAGTATTGCAGACCTGGAAGGCCTGAACACCCttctgaagacgaggagcagATTGACGAAGAATGTTGGCAGCACTGTCCTTTTGGACTTCACCGCCGACGTAGACACCAGCAATGGAAGAACCAGACTTGGCGAAGAGAATGGTGTTACCGCATGTAGCACCGTTATCAAGATACTCCGCCAaaagaccagcagcagcagcgacgTTACCACCAGATCTCAAAACAGCCCTTCCATAAGCCGAGCTAGTCTTGACAGTAGCCTTCTCAGCACCGCAATTACTAGCCAGCGAAACAGAGCTCTCGGCCGCTCTAGCCTGGACCTTGGTACCCTCATCCCTCCTGGTCTGTGTAGAAGTCTCGGTAACGCAGGTATACAGCGTCGCGCTCTCGCTGTAATCGTTCTCAACATTGAGCGCAAACAGCATAGGTGCAGTACATCCCGCAAGTTCCTCCAGGCTGTGAAGCTGCGTCCAGTTGGCAGGGTCGTTGCCCGCGATGCTGCACGGCTGGGGACATCCTTCGGTGAGAGGGCTGGAGATGGGGTCCTCGGTCTTGATCTCGCCGACGGGGGGCACGGGGTTCACGTCGCCGGGGTTGGCATCGTCTTGGGCGGAAACAAAGAATGAAAGGAAtgtgagaaggaaaaaggtaAAGAGTGAATTAGCCATTGTGGGCGTGTAAGTAAACCTCGAACCAAAATCTGGTCGAGCAAAAAAAGAGTGACTGATGCGGgatgaaggaggaaaagggagagacagagaggCTAAGCGTCATGTTTTTAACGATGGAGGCGCCATTATTGGGAAAAGAGGCGTAGTTCGTCGTTAGTGGAATGGACTGGCATGTGGACGGCGTACAATTTGGGATGAAGCACGTTGACTCGGTTGTGGATGGGTAGAGGGTCGAGCTAGTTCTAACCCCCTGGCTAAGGTAGTGCTAGTGCAGGAACATGGtggtctttttttttttgctgTAAGGCTGCTGACCCTTGCGTGAGACCCCGGACGATATGATCCTCAGAGCTATCAGTGTTTCCGATTGACAGAATGACATTTCACACTGATAGATTGGCGACAAACTACTTTTCCAGCAACTTTCTTACCTTCACTCATCTGTCTTCACATGAACAACTCTGTCAATCTCGTCTTCTCGCTTCCTCGCAATTTGTCACAGCTTCAAACCAACCAACAGCACTTTTCTGTTCCCCCTGCTTAAGTCCGGTGATTTCCTCTTTCGCCCAAGTAGCTGGGTCTAGATCTCAAAACAGGCTGTTATCGCTTAGCACCCCACCAAAAACACCCGTTAGCCTCTCCACTTAATCTCTCACTGTGTTCTTAACATTAATTCTGTCGGGGATAAGCGCTAAGGCAAGAAGGCCCTTTTGTCGCGCGATTTGTCACAGGGATTGGTGAGAATACCCCTGGTCTAGATTGAATACAGAAGTTGCCGGTCCCTGACGGAGAGCATTTGTACCCGAGTGCATATGCACGTTTTTTTTACGCGCCTGGGCTGATGGGTAATTTTAAATAGTGAGGCTTTTGTGATATTTCGTGGAGAAGAGAGCGCTTGGTTAGGAGAGTAAGCCACTGACGTTGTAATATCCATACGAGGACGGGAGGAAGCTCGTGACAGTTGAGTTGACACCTGTCGCTGGAGCAAGGACCCTGAGAGTTGACGATGACCCGTTTTTGGAGGCAGTGACTCAGTTCATTATCACGGCTAGATAGCTAACAGCCTAACCCCGTTGTGGAAGTTGATTCATCTCGGAGACTTGGCATTCTTCACGGCCCGAGGCTccgttggtgttttggctCCAGCCTTAGGATTTTTTTCCATCAAGGTTGTAACGTTGTGTCGGCCGACAGACAAGAACCCCCAAATTAACCCCAATGCCACTTCGGTCTCAGCCAGCCATGGCATCTGGTCTCAGCATACCACGTGTAAAGATCTACAGGCTGGGGAATACAACGGCTTTGTGGTATAAAGATTTGCAGAATCAGTGAAGATCACCATTTGAAGCTGAAGTTTAGACTTTTTAGCACATGCTCCGTCGGTTGATCAGTGGAGTACTGCTGCCTTGTGAGGAAACGGTGAGGTTGGTGAGTTGTGGTTAGATTCATCCGAGAATGTTTATGTTTAATTTCCCGCCAATTTCCGCTACTCGTGAACTTAATTTTTCACGATGCTACCTGATCGTGTTCAGCTGAAAACATGCTTTCGGTTAGAGGTTACCCTGGATGGCGAACTTTAAACGCGAAAAATCGCCGACGACGACGGGACGCTTGGGCACGAGTACAGTGCCTGAATACCAGATTGTGAAGTTAATTAGATACAATTAAATGCTATCTGATCAACATCTGCGGAAGATTGTTTCTGACGTATCACCACAATAGCATTTCGCGATTATCGGGATCTTGCAAAATTGTTATCATTCTTATCTGATAAGCCGTGACGAGCAAGCGTTGGGGACCTCCAAGTCTTGGTCTCTTACTTCAAGTAGTGGTTTAACAATATTATACAATTATTTGGTTAGTATCGTGTCAATTTGATGTTATCGATTTTCGCAACCTGTAACACCAAGTGATATGTTGAAGAAATAATGATGTCATTCATGACATCTGTTCCCTGTCAATAACCCGTGCTCAACGTCACGTCACAGTGATACATGAATGGCTTCAACGGCGACGTCCTGTAAATATATAGGATGTGTCCTCATCTCGAATTGAGATTCCCATCCAAAGTTGCAAAAAATTCCAGGTTCTAGCTTTCATCTTATTTCGAACCACTACTCCAAACCTtagcatcaacagcacaTCACCATGCAATCCATACTCCAGAAAACAACAGGCATCGGCCCTTAAGTCATCAAACCCGACAACCTCCAAGGCCGCGTCGCAATCGTAACAGGCGGCGCCCTCGGAATCGGCTACGAAGTATCCCGCGCCCTCGCCCACGCAGGCTGCAAAGTCATAATGATCAACCgcaaacaagaacaaggcgAAGAAGCCATCTCCACAATCCAGAATGAAAAGTCTGATGCAAAAGTTGACTGGAAAGAGTGCGACATGGGAAATCTAGCTCAAATCCGCAAAGTCTTTGGTGGTCTGCGAGAGTCACTTGATAGACTTGACTTTTTGGTTCTTTCGGCTGGTATCAACACGAATCAATTTGGGTTGGATTCCGATGGGATTGAGCGACATTTTGGGGTGAACTTTTTAGGGCATTTTTATGTGTGTAATCAGCTTTGGCCGCTTTTGAGAAAGAcggggaagatggagaataCGCCGCCGCCGAGAGTTGTGTTTGAGGCCAGTGAGATGCATCGTCTTGCACAGCTTTCGAATATTCAGTTCAGAAGCAAGGATGAGATCAATGATCCGAATCTTGACTCCACGGCTCGATACAACAGGACCAAGCTTGCGATGATCTTGTTTGCAAAGTATGGATTAGCTGGAAAGGTTATCCAAGAGAACAACGACAGGATCTACGCCCTGTCTGTTCATCCTGGAGCAGTAAGTTCATCCATCCCTCAATCAGAGCATGATACTAACATAATGGTAGGTTAATACCGCAATGCAGCAGCAGTGGAAAGACGCTTACCCCGGCCTGACAGGAAAACTTCTATCCTGGGCTATGCTAGCCATCGGACGTGACGTAGAGCAGGGATCGTACAGTGCACTCTGGGCGCTGACTTCACCCAAGATCGAAGAAGAGCATCTGAATGGGTATTACTTCTCTGACCCTGATCAAGAGGGCAAGGAAACGAGTCAGGCTTCAAACCCCGAGTTGGGAGCCAGCTTGTGGAGCTTAAGTGAGACGCTTATTGAGGGGGTGTTGGGCAGTGATGCTTTGCTTGACTGGAATGTGTCTACTGTCACCGGAAAGGATCTCAAGTAAAATTATAGCTTTCAAGGTGTGAAGGTGATAAGCCACCCTTGCTTATGTGTTGAAGTGTTGGAACCTGTTGCTTGGAAATCGAAAAGAAGAACTGTAATGAAACTTGTAAGACGAGTTGATATAAATCATAACATATAAAGTATAGATAGTCAGAATGTATTGACTGATATTATTATGTTAagctttcttcttgtctcttcaATCATGGTGCCTCATAAATTCTAGGTGGGCTCCTCGGACGCTCTGGAGGAAAGATCACAGGCTCAGCAGGTAGCTCACTCTTCGGTCTGTCAGAATGAGGCTGGCCCTCATAATGTCCAGGAAGCTCTGCCGGCGCCGCATTATTTTTCCTTCTCGTCCGTCTTCTCCAAACCAACCATCCAATGCCCCCAAGAACCAGCAAACCTCCAATCGTGGCGCCGACTGCTACGCCGGCAATCTCACCACGAGATAATCCAGATTTAGGACTAGGCTCAGGTACAGAACTTGTCTCTCTGCTTGCGGACGAACCCGTCGTGGTCTCCTCGGCTTTCGGCGCGCTGACGTTTACATATTGGGACTTTGCTAGTGTCCCGCCATATTTGTTGTCCATCAACGTAAATCAATAAATACAATCCTCGTTGTTCTCGGTTGCGTTGGAAATATCATACTGAGCCTTCCAGTCACTAGAAGGAGATGTACCATTGTCTAGGCAGCTCAATCAGCAAAACAATAAACAGAAGGGATCGAGTCTAACTACCTATTAAAGGAGCGGTTGTGTTCTTTTGAGCGTCAATGAATTGCCAAATATAGAGGTCAACCTTTTTAATGTTGGTGTCCCATAGGATCGGGATCATTTCGCCATCCTCATAGTGGTTGTTCTTGGTCATGTCTTGGTCAACTGCTTGATCTGGGTCCTGCTCCGGGGGGCGTAGAAACTTGGAGAAGCATGATGCCCAACTTGTGAGTAAAGCGATTATTAGACCGAGTTTCACGAGGAAAGACATCTTATGAAGGATTACTTCGCCAGTTCGATTGAGCAAGATTTCCGTTATCGGAGCGCCTACTCTCCGGGTTCTGCTCAAGTTATGATCATACACTCAAATTTTCAAGGTGGACACATTTGAGAGGGGAATGAGGAGTGGATGCTATCGATATATGTATTCGATCATCCGGGCATCCGAGCCAACCTCGTCACAGATAACCAAATGAACCAGGACTGCGTGCCCAGTCTTTATGCAGTAGTAGTCCATAAGAAGCCTAGTTACGGCCAACGCTGCAAGTCGTCATGCTGGGGTTGTGAGCTCGTGATCCGGGGTTCGGTTCGCCGACGAGGGTCGACCAACATATCACCAAACATCTCCTAGGAAAAGGTATGGCGACGGAAAGAACTCCGACTGGCGACAGGCTTATAAAAGAATGGTATTTCGAATTTAAATTGATCTTTGAGCTATCTGTGAAAATGATGATCTGATCTCGGCTGCCCGTCAAAACGCTTCCTGATTTGCCTAGTTGCATAGAAGTGGGACAAAACACGACCAACAGCATAACAACCAACAGAGCGTTGCATCAGAAGAGTCAGTAGACCAAGCTCTAAAGTCTTTTGCACGGGAACATTGCCTGATTTGGGAGGTAGCAGGTCAAAgctgaaaaaaaaaagaacgaAGCATGTCTCAGTAAGTCCCTGCTTGATAAAATTGCTGCGGATGAAAGTAATTCATGGAATAGCTATGGTGGAAGAACCAGCATACATTTGAGCTGCGTGTCTGAAGCAAATTTAGGCCAAAGTTATAGCCGCTCGTAAATTTTCCAGTAAAACCGTCATGCTGATTGATATCGAAGTCGTGAAGTGATATTTTACTTGAGTGTCTCTTGGATAACATTTGAGGTTTAATCGAGTTTTACAGGGCATGTATTCACGGTGCAAACACTTAGCAAGACACAAGTAGTCGGAATCCCGTATGATAAGTTGAAAGTTGATAACGATAACTCTATTTTAGCCCTGCCATGGCTTCTGGCCTCTCCTTGCAACACTTCATGCTTAATCATGTTCTTTCCCGCGAATTCCTTCTCGAGGACTCTTCTGAAGCAATCATCATCTCTGTATCAATTTGGAATAGCAAAATCTGGATCTAAGCTTGGGTATTCGTGTCCGCAACAGACTGCACATCAGCAGCAGTCGATCCCTTTCCAGGAGGACCGCCCTTTGCACGAGCCTACACTAGTCAATAAACCATCATCACACCCAAACCATTGATGTATCTTACCTCTGCGCGTTGCACCTCAGCGGCATCCTCCTTGGTCACCTCGGTAGGCGCCTTTCGTACGACTTCACCCGCCTTCTCGAGGAAGTTCATCTGCTTGTCATGTAGACTCTGAGCGGTGGCTGCGGCGCCACCTTTGATGGGGCCGCTGCCGGTGAGGGCTGATTCTTCGGCAGCGATGGCTGATGCTTCGGCTTGGGTGATTGGACGGCCGTCGACGGCTTGGGACTTGATGTCGTCTTTGGTGGGAAGGCCTGCCATTTTGAAGATGATTGTGTTGGGGGACGAGAAGTGATGAGGTTTCGGTGGTCTGTGGGAAGAGTTGTTGATTGTGATGAGTCTTTGGTGATctgatggagttgagaaTGGGAGTTTGAAGTTGTGAGGTTTGGTTTATGAAGAAGGTTAAATGTCGAGATGATATCATAACGTGAAGGGCATCGTCACAGCTCCATAAAATAGACGAGGAAGGAGCTCTCGCTTGCAAGGGTCCATTTCTCGTCACAATGACCTCATAAATGGGCACTCGGTTTGCAACTGCAGAAGCGAGGAAAGGGTTTACAGATTTTGTAAGTAGGTGGTGCTTCGTGTAGTCGAGCGCTGCGCTTTcgggtgatgatggagatgcgTTGCGATGAGAATATGAATGTGATTCACTTTACACGCTAAACTGCTCTGGTCGGCGACAATGAGGCAAAAGATTTCTAAAATAGTAGTATGCTCAAAGGTCTAAACCGTATCTTGAGCTGAGTGGTTGTTAATTCTCACGATGCCTTCAGGGCGATTGACTGGTGGTGTTGCGCATATCTCCGCCACAGACTGAATAACTCCGGACATAATCCTCTTATTTCCGCTCTCAGCCCTTTCTTTTTGCGACGATAAATGAATCATTCGTACTCACTCTTAGGGAGCTGAGCGCTTCGTCAGCAACGCTGACAAGAGAATCACGCCGGTCCGGCGACTTTTCCTCGTCGCTAAGAGCGCTGATAGGCCAGCGGCAAGATGTTGTGCCGTTTCGGACAACACCATGCATTGGCTCAGCATTAAGCGCGCGTTGTTTCAGCCAGAGTAAAATTGTATTATAGGACTATAAGTAGGTCTTTAGGACATTTTTGTACATAAAGCGACATTCAAACTACCAATTCAAGTGCACTTCTAGATATTCTCCAACCCCCATCAAATTTCCTAGCAGAATGTCTCGTTTCATACCCACGGAATACactcccctcctcctcaaagGCTTCTCCGCCTGGATCATTTATAACGGCGCATCACATCTTGTCCGTGGGATAACAGAATATCTCGCTCGAACTGAGCGCGCAAGACTCCCTTCGTCAACCGTCTCCCTCATGGATTCGCAGATCCGCTTCCTTGGCGGAACATACATTGCCTACGGCGCTGCCCTATGCTGGACGTCGTACGATATCAAAGAAAGACAGCTGGCTTTGAATATTCTATTGGCTGGTTTGGCATTAGGCGGTACTGGGAGAGCTATCTCAGCTGGGGTATTTGGCTGGGGATTTCCGTGGCTCCAACGAGCTACGACCACTGAGATTGTCGTACCGCCCTTAATCTACTGGTTTGGCTCACGC
Coding sequences within it:
- a CDS encoding hypothetical protein (EggNog:ENOG41), whose product is MEELPIKPSGIFMQHDFITPEHEQELIHIFENELEWPNRGGRLSLHYGYTFSYKTFGIDEETPFKPFPEWLVPLLPTTEGRPPDQVCLQQYAPGTGIPPHVDTHGPFDQLYSLSLGSPLFMQFANKETGEKVEVDLLPRSMMQMSGDSRLHWTHGIKSRKTDTLPDGTVRLRQIRWSLTYRWLREGAECECGNEKLCDTAQRRKGIEREYRWKQYEEDAKAPQS
- a CDS encoding hypothetical protein (EggNog:ENOG41~CAZy:GH18) — its product is MANSLFTFFLLTFLSFFVSAQDDANPGDVNPVPPVGEIKTEDPISSPLTEGCPQPCSIAGNDPANWTQLHSLEELAGCTAPMLFALNVENDYSESATLYTCVTETSTQTRRDEGTKVQARAAESSVSLASNCGAEKATVKTSSAYGRAVLRSGGNVAAAAGLLAEYLDNGATCGNTILFAKSGSSIAGVYVGGEVQKDSAANILRQSAPRLQKGVQAFQVCNTNDKTTATIGLYAADNVNGLEAVQNAVRTWSHGQCVSIAQASKESISLGVLTTTTVKARDVELRSRFAGVESLLAPRADCKAIQVVSGDSCASLAKKCKVTTANFNKYNPAKNFCSTLAPKQWVCCSSGTLPDKTPQPSKDGTCFIYKIKSGDGCYSLGQNFGITQKFIEDVNKNTWGFAGCNRLQLGQPICLSKGKNPMPLAIAGAVCGPQKPGSKKPSSAKTGWDLANMNPCPLNACCSGYGFCGITSEFCTNTTAKGGAPGTSQPNTPGCIGNCGTKIVGNTKKPAKFLNVGYFQGYNLGRPCLNMDVTDLSKVTTPYTHIHFAFAGLKSDFSVLLQPDVRAQFLKFKEVKGSFKKIISFGGWAGSTDASTYQLYRDAIKPANRDKFAYNIMTVLNNHKLDGVDFDWEYPGSAGSDGSSTDTANYVAFLQVMRNKIGKSGKTISVALPAAYWYLKPFPVTKIAPLVDYMVYMTYDLHGQWDYGNKFISSGCPNGNCLRSHVNKTETLDSLAMITKAGVDPAKIVIGISSYGRSFRMKDPKCTGPTCQFTGSFSVSEAEPGVCTGEAGYLSDAEIRLIAYDAKQGKKGVTAKTWYDKDSDSDIMTFGTKGKGMTDWVAYMGPTTKQKRTDWAKSLNFGGVVDWAIDLETWFSPKP
- a CDS encoding hypothetical protein (EggNog:ENOG41), producing the protein MINRKQEQGEEAISTIQNEKSDAKVDWKECDMGNLAQIRKVFGGLRESLDRLDFLVLSAGINTNQFGLDSDGIERHFGVNFLGHFYVCNQLWPLLRKTGKMENTPPPRVVFEASEMHRLAQLSNIQFRSKDEINDPNLDSTARYNRTKLAMILFAKYGLAGKVIQENNDRIYALSVHPGAVNTAMQQQWKDAYPGLTGKLLSWAMLAIGRDVEQGSYSALWALTSPKIEEEHLNGYYFSDPDQEGKETSQASNPELGASLWSLSETLIEGVLGSDALLDWNVSTVTGKDLK